In Aminobacterium sp. MB27-C1, a single genomic region encodes these proteins:
- a CDS encoding OPT/YSL family transporter, with protein sequence MNERKKHVKALEPRTLILSLIVSVLSAIICMQIISRIGITPNTSIIGAIVAMTLARIPLSFLKDFRSLDRQNLVQTMTSGAGFAAANCGLLSVGIMYVFGTPKLILPMLIGSGLATLIGMHFVYKVYDSDLYPAAGAWPPGVATAQALIAGDEGGKKARRLLEGVLAGVVGRHFGLPMAGIGIVFIANIFAMSALGVGLVIRGYSGTLFGFDLGKTYIPHGVMIGAGVVSLVQALAIIFRRGSSSRNNSDGPLPTVSHEKVKQTIFFHTFLFGLGAIVLALLSGIWAEMSVGKLVLWIVWTTFSAIVAPILVGLSAMHSGWFPGFAISVIFLSLGLFMGFPGAPLALLAGYVASTGPCFADMGYDLKTGWIIRGEGKDLEYELDGRRQQAIAEIVGGFVSVVTVFFLMKMHFRLDMLPPVSRVFAATVQAGANPDILRQLLMWSVVGAIIQAIGGAKRAIGILFATGLLIKSPLYGIGVLAAVICRLIWGTKWMEMREAGLIAGDGIYGFISAVVRSFM encoded by the coding sequence ATGAATGAACGCAAGAAACACGTCAAAGCTTTGGAACCACGCACTCTTATTTTAAGTTTAATTGTTTCGGTTCTTTCCGCTATTATCTGTATGCAAATCATCTCAAGAATAGGTATTACACCAAATACCTCAATTATAGGGGCCATTGTTGCAATGACTCTTGCACGGATTCCTTTATCATTTTTAAAAGATTTTCGTTCTCTTGATCGGCAAAATTTAGTTCAAACCATGACTTCTGGCGCAGGTTTTGCTGCGGCAAATTGTGGGTTGCTTTCAGTTGGGATTATGTATGTATTTGGCACTCCCAAATTAATACTTCCAATGTTGATTGGGTCTGGTCTCGCTACCCTAATAGGAATGCACTTTGTTTATAAAGTCTACGACTCTGACCTTTATCCTGCGGCAGGAGCATGGCCTCCTGGCGTTGCAACAGCTCAAGCCCTTATCGCTGGAGATGAAGGCGGGAAAAAAGCACGCCGTCTTTTAGAAGGAGTTCTTGCTGGTGTTGTGGGACGCCATTTTGGGCTTCCTATGGCTGGCATTGGAATAGTCTTTATTGCTAACATTTTTGCCATGTCTGCTCTTGGTGTCGGACTTGTGATCCGTGGATACTCCGGAACATTATTTGGTTTCGATCTAGGTAAAACGTATATTCCTCATGGAGTCATGATTGGGGCGGGTGTAGTTTCTCTTGTTCAGGCTCTTGCTATTATTTTCCGCAGGGGTTCTTCGTCTCGTAATAATAGTGACGGACCTCTTCCCACTGTTTCTCATGAAAAAGTAAAACAAACAATTTTCTTCCATACCTTCCTTTTCGGTTTGGGAGCTATCGTTTTGGCTCTTCTAAGCGGTATTTGGGCTGAAATGAGTGTTGGGAAATTGGTTTTATGGATTGTCTGGACAACCTTCTCTGCCATTGTTGCACCTATTCTTGTTGGCTTAAGCGCTATGCACTCAGGATGGTTCCCGGGGTTTGCCATCAGTGTTATTTTCTTGAGCCTCGGACTCTTCATGGGCTTCCCTGGAGCTCCCCTTGCCCTTTTAGCTGGATATGTTGCAAGTACGGGTCCTTGTTTTGCTGATATGGGTTACGACCTCAAGACTGGTTGGATTATTCGTGGAGAGGGAAAAGATTTGGAGTATGAATTAGATGGACGGCGTCAACAGGCGATAGCAGAAATTGTAGGTGGTTTTGTCTCTGTTGTAACAGTCTTTTTCCTTATGAAGATGCATTTCAGATTGGATATGTTACCTCCAGTAAGCAGAGTTTTTGCAGCGACAGTACAGGCAGGAGCTAATCCAGATATCCTTCGTCAATTACTCATGTGGAGCGTTGTTGGAGCGATCATTCAGGCTATAGGTGGGGCTAAGCGTGCTATAGGAATTCTTTTTGCTACGGGTCTTCTTATCAAGAGTCCCTTATATGGAATTGGAGTGCTAGCTGCTGTCATTTGCCGTCTTATTTGGGGTACCAAATGGATGGAAATGCGAGAAGCAGGTCTTATCGCAGGAGACGGCATTTACGGATTTATTTCTGCAGTTGTAAGAAGCTTTATGTAA
- a CDS encoding aspartate/glutamate racemase family protein: MEHSRRRIALIRVLTSRDPQVLESHGKILMALFPEWDVCSYCIPDQPEGIHDEETKKRALPKIERLAFSLLPENFDGIIVSCADDPAVESLRRQLSIPVIGAGRSTALLALGVGRRVGVIGITDETPAGMKDILKDFLIKEIHPKEVHSTLDLMTREGRAAVLKEAMNLKKEGADVIALACTGMSTVSLASEIKKEVNIPVIDPVSAEGALMWATLGF, encoded by the coding sequence ATGGAGCATTCACGTCGTCGAATAGCTCTTATTCGGGTCTTGACTTCAAGGGATCCGCAGGTGTTGGAATCACATGGAAAAATTTTGATGGCTCTTTTCCCTGAATGGGATGTGTGCTCTTACTGCATTCCAGATCAACCGGAAGGCATACATGATGAAGAAACTAAAAAGAGAGCTCTCCCTAAAATTGAGCGACTGGCTTTTTCTCTTTTGCCTGAAAATTTTGATGGAATTATCGTAAGTTGTGCAGACGATCCAGCAGTAGAGAGTTTGCGACGGCAACTTTCTATTCCTGTAATAGGGGCGGGGCGTTCCACAGCTCTTCTTGCTCTTGGAGTTGGAAGACGTGTTGGTGTTATTGGCATAACAGATGAAACTCCAGCAGGAATGAAAGATATTTTGAAAGATTTTTTAATAAAAGAAATACACCCAAAAGAAGTTCATTCTACTCTTGATCTAATGACTCGTGAAGGAAGAGCTGCTGTTTTGAAAGAAGCAATGAATTTAAAAAAGGAAGGCGCTGATGTCATCGCATTGGCTTGTACGGGTATGTCTACGGTTTCTTTAGCATCGGAAATAAAAAAAGAGGTCAATATTCCTGTTATAGATCCTGTAAGTGCTGAGGGAGCATTAATGTGGGCTACGTTGGGGTTTTAA
- a CDS encoding DUF917 family protein gives MSQTVLKKEHVEAAVLGGAVLGGGGGGAMERGLDLGCLAVQMGRPILIDAEDCCDENILVTCSGVGAPAAKEAFVSPRAYWRTIDLLQTHNKEQIGGLITNECGGNAVVNGWLQAALLDLPIVDIPCNGRAHPTGVMGSMGLQKDKNYVSIQAFAGGNPDNNTYVEGCVSGGLAETSALVRQAAVQARGLVGVARNPVKASFAKMNGAPGGVAMSIKLGRAMLNVKDKGAEKLVSSVVEFLGGEIITRGTVQNLELETAGGFDVGRVDIDDIALTFWNEYMTLERTNGERLGTFPDLIMTMDGHSGMPVTSAEIEKGQSIYVITVPKTNLCLGEGMRCIDLLRDAERIIHKDISSYQ, from the coding sequence ATGTCTCAAACAGTTTTGAAGAAGGAACATGTAGAAGCTGCTGTATTAGGTGGTGCCGTTCTTGGTGGCGGTGGCGGCGGAGCTATGGAACGAGGTCTTGATTTAGGGTGTTTAGCTGTTCAAATGGGACGTCCCATTCTTATTGATGCTGAGGATTGTTGTGATGAAAACATTCTCGTTACCTGCTCTGGTGTAGGTGCGCCGGCAGCAAAGGAGGCTTTTGTTTCTCCACGAGCCTATTGGAGAACAATCGATTTGCTTCAGACACACAATAAAGAGCAAATAGGCGGTCTTATTACTAATGAGTGTGGCGGAAATGCAGTAGTAAATGGTTGGCTTCAAGCCGCTCTTTTAGATTTACCCATAGTTGATATTCCCTGTAACGGTAGAGCTCATCCTACAGGAGTAATGGGATCAATGGGGTTACAAAAAGATAAAAATTACGTGTCAATTCAGGCTTTTGCCGGAGGGAATCCAGATAACAATACATATGTAGAGGGATGTGTTTCTGGAGGACTTGCCGAGACATCTGCTCTAGTTCGCCAGGCAGCCGTTCAGGCTCGAGGTCTTGTTGGTGTAGCTCGTAACCCTGTAAAAGCTTCTTTTGCCAAAATGAATGGAGCTCCAGGAGGCGTAGCAATGTCTATAAAGTTAGGGCGAGCTATGTTGAATGTAAAAGATAAGGGAGCGGAGAAGCTTGTTTCTTCCGTTGTAGAGTTTTTAGGGGGAGAGATTATTACGCGCGGGACTGTTCAAAATCTGGAGCTTGAGACAGCAGGAGGTTTTGATGTGGGGCGTGTGGATATAGACGACATTGCTCTTACTTTCTGGAATGAGTATATGACCCTCGAAAGAACAAATGGAGAACGTCTGGGTACGTTCCCAGATCTTATTATGACAATGGATGGGCATTCAGGCATGCCAGTAACCAGTGCAGAAATAGAAAAAGGTCAATCTATTTATGTTATTACGGTTCCCAAAACAAATTTATGTTTAGGTGAAGGAATGCGCTGCATAGATCTTTTACGCGATGCAGAACGCATTATCCATAAAGATATATCGTCGTATCAATAA
- a CDS encoding DUF1177 domain-containing protein: MSFTRTLEALDLLDRSDVSGEMVKDVFLKAGIKEVEVKKIEGPKGHTDFIKAVIPGSHGKRMNGTAPTLGIIGRLGGIGARPERIGLVSDGDGAVAAVATVLKMAKMLSVGDVLPGDVIISTHICPDAPTQPHEPVPFMGSPVDMTTMNQQEVDPEMDAILIVDTTRGNRVINHKGFAISPTVKEGYILRVSEDILSIMEIVTGELPVVFPLTIQDITPYGNGLYHLNSILQPSTAAKAPCIGIAITSHSAVPGCATGASHATDIEQVVRFNIEVAKNFTRKSCSFYNTKEFELLIDLYGPMNHFQTAGKK, translated from the coding sequence ATGTCATTTACTAGAACTCTTGAAGCTTTAGACCTTCTTGATCGCTCAGATGTGAGCGGTGAAATGGTAAAAGATGTTTTTCTTAAAGCTGGAATTAAGGAAGTAGAAGTAAAAAAAATTGAAGGTCCCAAGGGACATACAGATTTTATAAAAGCGGTTATTCCTGGGAGTCACGGAAAGCGCATGAATGGAACGGCTCCCACATTAGGTATCATTGGTCGACTAGGCGGAATAGGTGCCCGTCCGGAGCGTATTGGACTTGTTTCTGATGGAGATGGAGCAGTGGCTGCTGTCGCAACGGTTTTAAAAATGGCAAAGATGCTTTCTGTTGGCGATGTACTTCCTGGAGATGTCATAATTTCTACCCATATTTGTCCCGATGCTCCCACTCAGCCTCATGAACCTGTGCCTTTTATGGGATCCCCTGTTGATATGACTACAATGAATCAGCAAGAAGTTGATCCTGAAATGGATGCTATTTTAATTGTGGATACTACTCGTGGCAACAGAGTCATAAATCATAAAGGGTTTGCTATCTCTCCCACCGTTAAAGAGGGATATATTTTGCGAGTAAGTGAAGATATTCTTTCTATTATGGAAATCGTTACAGGAGAGCTTCCAGTTGTTTTTCCTCTTACTATCCAGGATATTACACCTTATGGCAATGGCCTCTACCACTTGAATAGCATATTGCAACCTTCAACTGCGGCTAAGGCCCCATGTATTGGAATTGCTATTACGTCTCATTCTGCTGTTCCAGGGTGCGCTACAGGTGCAAGTCATGCAACAGATATAGAACAGGTCGTTCGTTTTAATATTGAGGTAGCCAAGAATTTTACTAGAAAGAGCTGTTCTTTTTACAACACAAAAGAATTCGAATTGCTTATTGATTTATACGGTCCTATGAATCATTTTCAGACTGCTGGTAAAAAATAG
- a CDS encoding AroM family protein yields MKRILGTVTIGQAPRVDIIPDILPILGENLNVVESGALDGLTKEDIAKMAPQKGDYVLVTRMKDGTSVTVAERYITPRVEEKIRDHFQHNIPVVLLLCTGEFPSFGEEGLLIRPQRILYNVVQAVAENRKLGVITPSEDQIAQSKKRWETVSGRVSVVAASPYADSLQLDNAIEKLQEYNPDIAIMDCMGYTIKMQQKVRDSLGKPVFLARSVVARVIKDMFG; encoded by the coding sequence ATGAAACGAATTTTGGGAACCGTAACTATAGGCCAAGCTCCGCGAGTAGATATAATTCCAGATATCTTGCCTATTCTAGGGGAGAATCTAAATGTTGTTGAATCTGGTGCTTTAGATGGTTTGACGAAAGAAGATATTGCAAAAATGGCACCTCAAAAGGGAGATTACGTTCTTGTAACGAGAATGAAAGATGGGACTTCGGTTACAGTTGCAGAGCGTTATATCACACCTAGAGTTGAAGAGAAAATTCGAGACCATTTCCAACATAATATTCCTGTTGTTCTTCTCCTTTGTACCGGTGAATTCCCTTCTTTTGGTGAAGAGGGACTTTTGATTCGGCCTCAACGTATTCTTTACAATGTAGTACAGGCAGTGGCTGAAAATAGAAAATTAGGTGTCATTACTCCTTCTGAAGATCAGATAGCACAATCTAAGAAAAGGTGGGAAACTGTGTCAGGAAGAGTATCAGTTGTTGCTGCTTCTCCATATGCAGACTCTTTGCAACTTGATAATGCTATAGAGAAGCTACAAGAATATAATCCAGATATAGCTATTATGGATTGCATGGGCTATACAATAAAAATGCAGCAGAAAGTAAGAGACAGCCTTGGAAAACCTGTATTTCTAGCTCGAAGTGTTGTGGCCAGAGTGATTAAAGATATGTTTGGATAG
- a CDS encoding aminopeptidase, which translates to MDFEKMINVSKCLLTDNMGLRREEKLLIICDSKTVNIAKSLFEAGQLLGSESLLVQISPMKKNGEEPSARVRELMLASDVVIIPTSKSMTHTHAKKDACAAGARVATMPGITEDMYFNGPITADYKEVEILTKKLTSLLDKAKEAEIRKDGCSLTLSLDGRKGIPSTGVYREKGQAGNLPSGEAFIAPVEGSASGEVVIDGSFAGIGVLSAPLKLFFEKGQLVDAKGPERQKLFDLLGDNPLARNVAELGIGTNNKARVTGVILEDEKIYGTVHIALGSNDTFGGTVAAGIHVDGVITNPELYIDEKCILSEGKIHI; encoded by the coding sequence ATGGATTTTGAGAAAATGATTAATGTGTCGAAGTGCCTTCTCACAGATAATATGGGACTTCGTCGAGAAGAAAAATTATTGATAATATGCGATAGCAAGACTGTAAATATTGCTAAAAGTCTTTTTGAGGCGGGGCAATTACTAGGAAGCGAATCTCTTCTGGTTCAAATTTCGCCTATGAAAAAAAATGGAGAGGAACCATCTGCACGTGTGCGTGAATTGATGTTAGCTTCAGATGTTGTCATTATTCCTACAAGTAAGTCTATGACTCATACCCACGCCAAAAAAGATGCATGTGCTGCTGGAGCTCGTGTTGCTACCATGCCTGGAATTACTGAGGATATGTATTTTAATGGGCCTATTACTGCAGATTATAAAGAAGTTGAAATTTTAACAAAAAAACTCACATCTCTTCTTGACAAGGCTAAAGAGGCTGAGATACGAAAAGACGGCTGTTCCCTTACGTTGTCTCTTGACGGGAGAAAAGGTATTCCGAGTACAGGTGTATATCGGGAAAAAGGGCAAGCTGGCAACTTACCATCTGGTGAAGCTTTTATTGCTCCCGTTGAGGGTAGCGCTTCAGGAGAAGTTGTTATCGACGGTTCATTTGCTGGAATTGGAGTCTTAAGTGCTCCCTTGAAACTTTTTTTTGAGAAAGGGCAGCTTGTCGATGCGAAGGGTCCTGAGCGTCAAAAACTCTTTGACCTTCTGGGAGATAATCCTTTGGCAAGAAATGTAGCTGAACTTGGAATAGGAACTAATAATAAAGCTCGAGTCACAGGGGTTATTCTCGAAGATGAAAAAATATATGGAACTGTACATATTGCCCTTGGCAGTAACGATACCTTTGGAGGAACAGTTGCGGCAGGAATCCATGTAGATGGAGTAATTACCAACCCTGAACTTTACATTGATGAAAAATGTATTCTTTCTGAAGGCAAAATCCATATTTAA
- the mgtE gene encoding magnesium transporter has protein sequence MNMSLGQALQTFLLSKDFSLIKDFCISNHPAVVADFLSPLKPQEIWSILSILNPQKRAEVFCQIDEDRQITLASQLARHDLAALVTDMSSDDRADLFRRLPEATQKILLPALAQAERDDIRRLVSYAEGTCGSVMTSDYATLPENITVAQAIEELRREAPDRETIYYIYVLGEQRKLLGFVSLKDLIVSYSALNVADIMHRDLIFVKANDDQEEAARKIAKYDLLALPVVDEAGSLVGIITHDDAIDIITQEHTEDMEKLMAIGGRHDVGTYLKTSAFEHFKNRVFWVVGLAAVGLLSGMVIHRFEATLAHFMILALYLPMLTDSGGNTGSQAATVIIRALALREIKIKDIFKVLLKELKVSVMLGVILGGLSYGKVLFLSKDLILPVGMTLPMIATAIAMALMIQVVTSTLIGALLPMGAVFLGFDPAIVASPALTTIVDITGLLIYFNITRMILGL, from the coding sequence ATGAATATGTCATTAGGCCAAGCTCTGCAAACTTTTCTGCTGAGCAAAGATTTCTCTTTGATTAAAGATTTTTGTATCTCAAACCATCCTGCAGTTGTTGCCGACTTTTTATCCCCACTGAAGCCTCAAGAGATATGGTCAATTCTTTCCATTCTCAATCCTCAGAAGAGGGCAGAAGTCTTTTGCCAAATAGATGAAGATAGGCAAATTACTTTAGCCAGTCAATTGGCGAGACATGATCTAGCAGCTTTAGTTACAGATATGTCTTCTGATGATAGAGCTGATTTGTTTAGGCGCTTACCAGAAGCAACGCAAAAGATACTCTTACCAGCCCTTGCCCAGGCAGAGCGAGACGATATTAGACGTCTTGTTTCTTATGCAGAAGGCACATGTGGTTCTGTTATGACTTCCGACTACGCAACACTACCTGAGAATATAACAGTAGCTCAAGCTATTGAAGAACTACGCAGAGAAGCTCCAGATAGAGAAACTATTTATTATATTTATGTTTTAGGGGAGCAGCGTAAGTTATTGGGTTTTGTGTCGTTAAAAGACCTTATTGTTTCTTACTCTGCTCTCAACGTTGCTGATATTATGCATCGTGACCTTATCTTTGTAAAAGCAAATGATGACCAAGAAGAAGCAGCCAGAAAAATCGCTAAATATGATCTTCTTGCTTTGCCTGTTGTTGACGAAGCAGGTTCCTTAGTTGGAATTATTACACATGACGATGCCATTGATATTATTACTCAAGAACACACAGAAGATATGGAAAAACTTATGGCCATTGGTGGGCGACATGACGTAGGTACATATTTAAAGACATCTGCTTTTGAACACTTCAAAAATAGAGTTTTTTGGGTTGTTGGGCTAGCTGCGGTAGGACTTCTTTCTGGTATGGTTATTCACCGTTTTGAGGCGACCTTGGCTCATTTTATGATTTTAGCGTTGTATTTGCCAATGCTTACAGATAGCGGTGGAAATACTGGTAGCCAGGCTGCAACTGTAATAATACGGGCGTTGGCACTTCGCGAAATTAAAATAAAGGATATTTTTAAAGTTTTGCTAAAAGAGTTAAAAGTATCAGTTATGCTCGGTGTTATTTTGGGAGGACTTTCTTATGGGAAAGTTCTTTTCTTATCTAAAGATTTGATACTACCTGTAGGAATGACTCTTCCTATGATAGCTACGGCTATCGCTATGGCACTGATGATACAAGTTGTAACCTCTACATTGATAGGTGCTCTCTTGCCCATGGGGGCAGTTTTTCTGGGATTTGATCCCGCTATTGTTGCGAGCCCAGCATTAACAACAATAGTGGATATAACTGGTCTGTTGATCTATTTTAATATTACACGAATGATCTTAGGGCTATGA
- a CDS encoding ABC transporter substrate-binding protein has product MKKGKFFSLTVVAILVALFCVASVGLAAEKKDTLVVANIYDAKTLDPQATNDVASSGAMMQIYETLVALDDDNNVVPQLAEKWEKLDDLTYKFYLLKGVKFHNGEELKASDVKYTIDRAMSPKGAAIQNYSGEVEKVEVLDDYTLIIKTKKPSTPFLASLSHTWGSIMNAKAVEEAGDNYGMHPIGTGPFKFLSWAKGDRLTLERFEDFHGKKPAYKTLVMRSITEPTSRTIELESGAVDIAYQITTNDIKRVEENPNLKLMRVMDNSTSYLGFNCEKAPFDNVKVRQAINLAIDTVGINKAVYRGIGQAPTGPIAPNVKYFDKSQPVHEQDMETAKKLLEEAGYKDGFKAQIWTNDKKERVDMATIIQSQLSEIGIDVEIKVLEWGAYLDGLKAKQHDMFIVGWVSTVPDPEFAVGGVFHSSMKGKMNFSFFGDPKVDELIEKGKTLPDGADREAVYVELQKELNEKRPWVYLLNDEQICGMQKNVKGFRPSPRGYHELYNVYFED; this is encoded by the coding sequence ATGAAAAAGGGAAAGTTTTTTAGTCTTACTGTAGTCGCGATTTTAGTCGCATTATTCTGTGTTGCTTCTGTTGGCTTGGCAGCAGAGAAAAAAGACACCTTGGTGGTAGCTAATATTTATGATGCAAAAACTCTTGATCCTCAAGCTACCAATGACGTTGCATCTTCTGGAGCTATGATGCAGATTTATGAAACACTTGTTGCGCTTGATGATGATAACAACGTTGTTCCTCAGCTTGCTGAAAAGTGGGAGAAACTTGATGACCTTACATACAAGTTTTATCTCCTGAAGGGTGTTAAATTCCATAATGGTGAAGAACTTAAGGCTAGCGATGTGAAATACACTATCGACCGTGCCATGTCTCCCAAGGGTGCCGCTATTCAGAACTATTCTGGAGAAGTCGAGAAGGTTGAAGTTCTTGATGATTATACATTGATTATCAAGACCAAGAAACCGTCCACCCCCTTCCTTGCCTCTCTGAGCCACACATGGGGCAGCATTATGAATGCTAAAGCAGTTGAAGAGGCTGGAGATAACTATGGTATGCATCCAATCGGAACCGGCCCCTTTAAGTTTTTAAGCTGGGCAAAAGGTGATCGTTTGACCCTTGAGCGTTTTGAAGACTTCCATGGTAAGAAACCTGCCTATAAGACCCTTGTTATGCGTTCTATTACAGAGCCCACAAGCCGTACAATCGAGCTTGAGAGCGGAGCTGTAGATATCGCTTATCAGATCACAACTAATGATATTAAGAGAGTTGAAGAGAACCCTAACCTCAAATTGATGAGAGTTATGGATAACTCCACATCATATCTTGGCTTTAACTGTGAAAAAGCTCCTTTCGATAACGTGAAAGTTCGCCAGGCTATCAACCTTGCTATTGATACAGTGGGTATTAACAAAGCTGTCTATCGTGGAATAGGACAGGCTCCAACTGGACCAATTGCTCCCAATGTAAAATACTTTGATAAATCACAGCCTGTACATGAGCAGGATATGGAGACAGCTAAAAAGCTTCTTGAAGAAGCTGGCTACAAAGATGGATTCAAAGCTCAGATCTGGACAAATGACAAGAAAGAAAGAGTTGACATGGCTACCATCATTCAGAGTCAGCTTTCTGAGATTGGCATTGATGTTGAGATTAAAGTTCTTGAGTGGGGAGCTTATCTCGATGGTTTGAAGGCCAAACAGCATGATATGTTCATCGTTGGCTGGGTTTCTACAGTTCCAGATCCTGAATTTGCCGTTGGTGGCGTTTTCCACTCTTCCATGAAAGGTAAAATGAACTTCTCTTTCTTTGGAGATCCTAAAGTTGACGAACTTATTGAAAAAGGTAAAACTCTTCCTGATGGTGCAGATCGTGAAGCTGTGTATGTTGAATTGCAGAAAGAGCTTAATGAAAAACGCCCCTGGGTTTACCTTCTCAATGATGAGCAGATCTGTGGAATGCAGAAAAATGTAAAAGGATTCAGACCCAGTCCCAGAGGATATCACGAGCTTTACAACGTCTATTTTGAAGACTAA
- the nikB gene encoding nickel ABC transporter permease, whose amino-acid sequence MLKYIFKRIISLIPVLIGVAFIVFSLLYFTPGDPARMVLGDMATEEALQAFRETEGLNDPFIVQFGRYLYKATTQADIGRSYVTKRPVTNEIMTVFPATLKLAAFSMFLAVIFGIPFGIISAIKQYSWFDSITMIFAMIGISMPVFWLGVLLILFFSVRLNWLPSSGFGTFSAMILPSISLAAQGVAIVTRMTRSTMLEVIRQDYIRTVRAKGQKESLVIWRHALPNALIPVITIAGIQFGQLLGGAVLTESIFSIPGVGRLMVEAIKMRDFPVVQGGVLYIAVAFSLVNLLVDLIYAWIDPRIKAQYR is encoded by the coding sequence ATGCTCAAGTATATTTTTAAGCGAATTATATCTCTTATCCCTGTTCTTATAGGAGTCGCTTTCATCGTCTTCTCTCTGCTTTATTTCACGCCTGGTGATCCGGCCAGAATGGTTCTTGGTGATATGGCTACAGAAGAAGCTCTTCAGGCGTTTAGAGAGACAGAAGGGCTAAATGACCCCTTTATTGTTCAATTTGGCAGATATCTGTATAAAGCGACTACTCAAGCAGATATTGGCCGTTCATATGTGACCAAAAGACCTGTAACAAACGAAATAATGACAGTTTTCCCAGCTACATTGAAACTTGCTGCCTTTTCTATGTTTCTTGCAGTTATTTTTGGCATTCCCTTCGGAATAATTTCTGCTATAAAACAATACTCGTGGTTTGATTCGATAACTATGATATTTGCCATGATTGGAATATCCATGCCTGTCTTCTGGTTAGGTGTTTTGCTTATACTTTTCTTCTCAGTTCGGCTTAATTGGTTGCCATCGTCAGGATTTGGAACTTTTAGTGCCATGATCCTGCCTTCTATTTCATTGGCTGCACAAGGAGTAGCAATTGTTACTCGTATGACACGTTCGACGATGCTAGAGGTTATACGACAGGATTATATTCGTACCGTACGAGCAAAGGGCCAAAAAGAATCACTGGTCATTTGGCGTCATGCTTTGCCGAATGCCTTGATTCCCGTTATCACAATTGCTGGTATTCAGTTTGGTCAGCTTTTAGGCGGAGCTGTTTTGACAGAATCAATATTCTCTATTCCTGGAGTTGGGCGTTTGATGGTAGAAGCTATTAAAATGAGAGACTTCCCAGTTGTGCAAGGTGGAGTTTTGTACATTGCCGTAGCTTTTAGTTTGGTCAACCTCCTTGTGGATTTGATTTATGCATGGATCGACCCGCGCATAAAAGCTCAGTACAGATAA
- the nikC gene encoding nickel transporter permease, whose translation MSQMKKRKMGNFGEIMRRLKKNRLAMFGLTIVVLLFITALFADFIAPYSYAKQHLSDAFQAPNSKYILGTDEFGRDIFSRIVYGSRISLQVGFIAVGLAVVVGGFLGAVSGFYGGKIDNLIMRAMDILLSIPQILLAIAIAASLGPGLFNLMIAVGISSIPSYARIVRSAVLSIRNQEFVEAAKAMGSSDFRIIMKHILPNSMAPIIVQATLGVAFAILTAAGLSFIGLGIQPPMPEWGAMLSGGRGYIRDYPYMTLFPGLAIMITILALNFLGDGLRDALDPKLKR comes from the coding sequence ATGAGTCAGATGAAAAAGAGAAAAATGGGGAACTTCGGAGAAATTATGCGTCGTTTAAAGAAGAACCGTCTTGCCATGTTTGGTTTAACAATAGTTGTTCTTCTCTTCATTACGGCGCTCTTTGCTGATTTTATTGCTCCATACAGCTATGCAAAGCAGCATTTAAGCGATGCCTTCCAAGCTCCCAACAGTAAATATATTTTAGGAACAGATGAGTTTGGTCGTGATATTTTCAGCCGTATTGTCTATGGATCTCGAATTTCCTTACAGGTAGGATTTATAGCAGTTGGATTGGCTGTTGTCGTTGGTGGCTTCTTGGGAGCAGTATCCGGCTTTTATGGTGGAAAAATTGATAACCTTATTATGCGGGCAATGGATATATTGCTTTCCATTCCTCAAATTCTATTGGCCATTGCTATAGCGGCATCTTTAGGGCCTGGACTTTTCAACCTTATGATTGCCGTAGGTATTTCCTCGATTCCGAGCTATGCTCGAATTGTGCGCAGCGCTGTTTTGTCAATTCGCAACCAGGAGTTTGTTGAAGCAGCTAAAGCGATGGGATCAAGTGATTTTAGAATTATTATGAAGCATATCCTGCCAAATAGTATGGCACCCATTATTGTTCAGGCAACTTTAGGAGTAGCTTTTGCCATTTTAACGGCAGCTGGTTTAAGCTTCATCGGGTTAGGAATTCAGCCTCCCATGCCAGAGTGGGGAGCCATGCTTTCGGGAGGACGAGGTTATATTCGTGATTATCCATATATGACCCTTTTCCCTGGTTTGGCGATTATGATTACCATTCTTGCTTTGAATTTCCTTGGTGACGGTCTTCGCGATGCCTTAGATCCGAAATTAAAGCGTTAG